ATCCATTTTCGCCAGCATCAGAAAGGCTTCGGAGAGCACGCGTTTGGTTTCGGCGACGGTGATCGCCGTTTTGTCGGTATCGACGCGGCGTGCGATCTCGTTGTAGAAGTCGTTCAGTTTCATTTTCGCTTCCTTTTCAAACCGGTTGAGGGGATGGGCAACCGTTTAAGGATAAACGACTGACGACGATGCCGACATCCTGGAACAAAAAAGGCGGGCGCTTGTTCCAACCGCAGCGCTCGGCGTCCTTCCAAAATATAGAAAACCTTGCGCCGCAATTTGCGACGCAAGGCTGTTGCCGTTCCTGGATTCATGCAGCTCGCTACTCCCAAGTTGCAAAGATATCCTCGACCTGTTCGACATAGCTCGCTTCGCTAATCAGCTGGGCGATCGTCAAACCAAACTGGCTGGCCGAGTCATAATTTTCGGCGGTGATGATTCGTCCGTCGACGATCACGTCATCGGTCGCGGTGGTTGGATCACCGACGCTGGCCGAGTTGACCATCACGGCGCCGTTCGCTTCGATCTGCGATCGAGTGGTGACCATCACGCCGCCCGCGCTCGGCGCCGTTTCTCCCCAGGCCGAAACCGTATGGCTGTCGAGCAGGCTGGCTCCGTTTACGCGAGCGTAGGCCAGAACCGAGACGCCGTGGCAAATCGCCGTGACGTATTTGTCCTGAGCCGCAAAATCGTTGATTAGGCTGTTGACGGTCTCTTTGAGCGCCGGCGAGCCATTGTAGGCGCCCTGGTCGTACGTTCCTTCATAGGCGTACTGATACTGAGACGAGCCCCAGCCGCCGACGAAGACGATGGTCGAATAGTCGACCGCCGACGCGTCAAACAGCGTCAGGTCAGGTTGCACATAGCCGCCGTCGACGCCTTCGCCAGAATTGACATGCGGCGAGGCGGTGTCCAAAGTCGCGGCCGCAACGACGACCGAAATCCCGGCGGCTTCCAGCGAGGCCCGCGTGTCGGCATATTCCTGATAGTAGAAATCTTGATTGGCGATCACCATTAAGACCGGCAGCGGCTCCGAGGGAAGCGTCGGCTCGGCGACTTCGACGTTGACGATTTGCGTCGCCGTGTTGACGCCGTCGAAGACGCTGATCTCGACCTGGAACTGTCCGAGGTAACCGGCGGCGGGATCGATCGACAGGGTGGAGCCTGACATCAAGACGCTGACCGGCAACGCTTGCGGGTCGGCCAGCAGATTGGGGTCGGCATAGAAGGAAGGATCGAGATTGGCCAACAGCTCGCTCGCTGCAAATGTTCCGCCCCAGCGATAAAAATCACCGGTCGGCAGCAGATAGAACCAGTCTCCATTGGCCGCTTGCAGCCAGCGTTCGTTTTGACCTGCGAAGTTGGTGTGAAAGTTGGCGGCGACTTGCAAGTCGTACTGTTGGTCCAATTGCTCAGCCTCGGATCCGACGAGATGCGCCGAATAGATGAGTTGATCGGCGGGGAGGGGACTGACCGCCGAGATTTCTAATTGGAAGATGCCGCTATCGGCGTCGATCTGCAGATCGTCGATCGTTGGCAGCGAGAGTTCGGTGTTGGTGACCTCGACGGCAAACTGCGTCATCACCGGCTCTAGACCGTCGGTCGCGGTGACGACGACCTCGAAGCTGCCGACATAGCCGTCGGCCGGGTTGATGAGGAGTTGACCGCCGACCATGGCGACTTCGACCGGCAAGAGTTGTGCTTCGGTCAACAGCGACGGGTCTTCGTAGTAGGCAGGATCGAATTGGCCGAGCAGCGGGCTCGTCTCGAAGGCGCCGCTCCATTGATGCAGCTCTCCGTTAGGCGTTAAATAGAGCCAAACGCCGCCGGCGCCTTGCAGCCAGCGCTCGTTTTGACCGGCCCAGTTGTCGTGGTAGTTGGCGGTCGCCGGCAGCTGATACTGCTGGTCGATTTGGTAGGCGAGCGACTGGACGACGGCGACATTCCAAGCGATTGAATCCCCATCGGCGTCGAATGCTGCCAGGGGGACCATGATTTCATCCACCAGTCGCGACATGGTCTGATCAGCGATCGGGGTGATCGTGGGCGCCGAATTGGCGACCGTCACCACGATCTGCTTGGTCGCCTCGATTGGCTGATCGTCGCCACCGAGGTGAATCGCGACTTCGATCGCTAGTTCGCCCAGAGAGCCGGTCGCCGGAATCACCGTCAGTTCGTTGCCGCTCACGCTGACGCTGGCCGGTAATTCAACATCGATGAGCGAGCTGGGATCGTCATAGACCGACGCGTCGAGCTGCGCCACTTCTACGCTGCTTTCAAACGTTCCATTCCAAGCGAACAATTGTCCGGTCGGCAATAGAAAGAACCAGTCGGAACCGTTACCGTGAATCCAGCGTTCGCCATGTCCTCCCCAGTCGTCATGGTAACTCGCTTCGGCGTGAAAGTCGTACTGCTGATCGAGTTCGTATTCGAGACTGCCTGCAACTGTCGCCGTGTAGGCCAGCGGCGTACCATCGGCGAGCGTCAGCGGGAGCGCGATCAGGAGTGAGCCTTGGTTGGCGCTCATCGTTTGATCGCCGATCGCGTCGAGCACGGCGGAGAGATCGATCGGATCTTCCGGCGTCGGATTGGTCGGCGGAATGATATTGTCGCCGAGAAAAGTGAGCAACTGCTCAGCGGTGGCTTCGGCCACCAGATCGACGCCGGTCAGTTCGGTCGGCAATTGGGGACGAGCGAATCTGGCATATTCAAACCCGGCGGTCAGATCAGGATTGAATTCTTCGCTCGGCGTCGGATCAACGACTTGGCCAGGGACGAGCAAGCTGTTGTTGTGCGTGAAGGGATCGAAGTCATTCGCTTTTTCCCAGTTGCTGTAGGTCACTAGACCTACCTGAAGCGTTTCTGGCATGTCGCTGCGCGTGTAGCGGCGATGGACTTGCCAATCTTCGCCGGGCAAGCGATAGAGTGCGATCATTGAGTCGCCGATCCGCGCGATTTGCAGCTGCGCCGTGTTGGAGTTGATCGGCGTCAGTTCTAACTGCGAGTTGCTATTGCGAGTCGTTTTTACTTCGAGCGAAAACTCGTTCGCTCCGTTGCCATAGCCCATCGAGAGGAAGACGTAGTTCTCACCGTTGTTCGTCCCGTCGTCGGCCATCGAACCGGGGCTCCAATCGACGGCCGGATCGACGATGTCGCGCGGAGTGCGGATCATGACGCCGCCGAGCGAAAATTGACCGTCGCCGGGAACGTCATCCGCATCGCTGCCGCCGATATCGTCGCGATCGGTGATATGAACTTCGGTCGTGAAAATGAAGTCGCCGGTCACTTCCTTGTAGGTCATAGGACCGTGCCAATCCTGGTACCAGACGGTGGTGTGGGGTTGCATTACCATGCGACCGGCCTGGGTTTGATCGACATCCCACAGGTTCAGGTGATCGGCGTTCCAATTTTCGGTTTGATAGAGACGGTTCCAATCGGCGATCGATGCGCCGTCGTCAAACTCATCGCTGAGCGGCGCCAAGTCATCGGGCGTGCCGAGGTCGGCGGCCAACAGCTGCCGAGATTCTAGCGATTCCCCGTGAATGCTTGACCTGCGCCGCCGGCTCCGTTTCGGTTTCTGCTGGCGCAAGAAGGGAGAAGAAAATTTTGAAAAGGTAGACATGGGCCGCTCCTACTTTGGTTCCAACAAGGCGAAGAGAAATCATCCAGGTAGAGATAAATGGCCAGCCGCTGTGCAACCTTTCAGCTACGGCGGCAAATTTGGGAGATTTCGCCCAGAAAGCGGAAGAAGCGACGCTTGTAGAAGGGCCTAAGTGCTTCGCCAGAAAGAGGTTGGCGCGATATCGGCGGATGGAGTTAGTTGGAGATATTGCGGACTCGAATGCGGTGAAACAGGGTCTCGCTGTCGTAGGCGCCGATCCCCAGCGTGGGACGCGGCGTCCGCCAAAGCGCAAGCATGCTGAGATTGGAGCCGTCGCCGAGGTAGGTGGTGATTAACTGGCCGTCCAAGAGAGCGTCGACGCGCTCTCGGCGGACGCGAATCGTCGCCGTATACGTCTGCCCGTTGACGAGCGCGATTCGACTGGCGGCGGTGCGATTTTCGTTCATCGACTGGCCATCGATGTTTTGAATCCCCACCAGGTGCTCGCCCCAGCCATCGATATCGTAGGAAGCCGAAGCGTCGCCATCGACAAACAAGAGAGCGATCGACTGCGTGCCGGTCCGCCGCGTGAAGGAGACCTCGAAATCGTATTCGCGGGTTGGCTCGTACGGAAGCGTCAATCGAGCGCCTTCGACCGGTTCGGCGCGTAATCCTTCCGCCGTCATCTCCCACGCGCCGGCAACGACGTCGCTGTCGAGATCAATTTGAGAGAGGAGATTGATCCACGCTTCGTTGTGGGGGGCGGCCGTCGTTTGTCGCAGCGGAGGGGGAGCGATCACAACGGGACGCCGATTTTCTTCGGGATCGGACGAACCAAGATTGATCGCGACGTAGATCGCCGCAAAGAACGCCAGCGCGGCGCCGCCGGCGATGAGCGGAGTTCGATACCGGGCCGTCCAAGTTCGGCCTCTGACTTTGGCTCGGGCAGATTGCGTCGCGGTTGCCGGCGGCTGCACGAGAAGTTCGCGCGGCGGCGGCTCGTTCTGTGAGACCGACTTCGCAGCGGGGATCGACAAGGTTTGGTCGCCTGCCAAGGTTGCGCCACGCGGCACGGAATCGCCCTCGTCTGGCTTGGTCCTGTCAAAGTCTGGTTTTCCATAGGGTCGTAGGGCGGCGACCACTGCGGCGGGCGTTTGAAATCTAGCAGCCGGATCTTTGGCCATCATGCGTTCGACGATCTGCACTACTTCATCTGGCAAGTCGCTACGCAGGTCGGCGAGCGGCGTCGGCTGACGTTCGCTATGCGCGATGACTTTGTCGAGCGCCGTCCCTTTCGGAAAAGGAACCTGACCGGCGAGTAAATAGTAGAGAGTGCAGCCCAAGCTATAAATATCAGAACGGATATCGGCCCGTTTGGAATCATGCGCTTGTTCGGGCGCGATGTAGTCAGGCGTGCCGAGCGTCGCGAAGTCTTCGGTCAAACCGC
The nucleotide sequence above comes from Blastopirellula sp. J2-11. Encoded proteins:
- a CDS encoding serine/threonine-protein kinase, with the translated sequence MSKVDALHPSRDKLESFFHGTLPEEERQVIEDHVAQCDVCCDILRTTPHDPFAQRIHAALSTMHDPSPSPALPNNFNAGVPAELREHPRYRILRRLGQGGMGVVYQAEHRLMERPVALKVIHGRLLSNEIAVERFRLEVKAAARLSHRNIVVAYDAEQAGNLHFLVMEYLDGVSLTEIVERRGPLSLLHACNFVLQAAHGLQHAFERGMVHRDIKPHNLLRTSRGIIKILDFGLARFATETEPSGDGGLTEDFATLGTPDYIAPEQAHDSKRADIRSDIYSLGCTLYYLLAGQVPFPKGTALDKVIAHSERQPTPLADLRSDLPDEVVQIVERMMAKDPAARFQTPAAVVAALRPYGKPDFDRTKPDEGDSVPRGATLAGDQTLSIPAAKSVSQNEPPPRELLVQPPATATQSARAKVRGRTWTARYRTPLIAGGAALAFFAAIYVAINLGSSDPEENRRPVVIAPPPLRQTTAAPHNEAWINLLSQIDLDSDVVAGAWEMTAEGLRAEPVEGARLTLPYEPTREYDFEVSFTRRTGTQSIALLFVDGDASASYDIDGWGEHLVGIQNIDGQSMNENRTAASRIALVNGQTYTATIRVRRERVDALLDGQLITTYLGDGSNLSMLALWRTPRPTLGIGAYDSETLFHRIRVRNISN